A genomic region of Candidatus Rokuibacteriota bacterium contains the following coding sequences:
- a CDS encoding 4-(cytidine 5'-diphospho)-2-C-methyl-D-erythritol kinase, with protein MLRTSAKVNLALEVLGKRDDGYHEIVTVMQGVDLADRLTLETADSLSLQVSDPALPAGDDNLIVRAATMLREAAGAPLGARIALEKRIPVAAGLGGGSSDAAATLWGLNRLWGLRWPRARLVALAVRLGMDVPFFLGPGRALATGRGERLRPLPAAGGYALVLVNPNFPLSTREVYGRVPAGWTAEARGTRRMVEALRTRSARAVAGALTNNLEAMVEPMVPAIRRMKSALLAAGALGAVMSGSGPTVFGVARSYDHARQIRGRVNRAGWSCWAVRTVSGPVIRAL; from the coding sequence GTGCTTCGGACCTCGGCCAAGGTGAACCTGGCCCTCGAGGTCCTGGGCAAGCGGGACGACGGCTATCACGAGATCGTTACGGTGATGCAGGGGGTGGATCTCGCGGACCGTCTGACGCTCGAGACGGCCGATTCGCTGTCGCTTCAGGTGAGCGATCCCGCGCTGCCGGCCGGCGACGATAACCTGATCGTTCGGGCGGCGACGATGCTCAGAGAGGCCGCGGGGGCGCCCCTGGGCGCCCGCATCGCCCTGGAGAAGCGGATTCCCGTGGCCGCCGGGCTCGGTGGCGGATCGAGCGATGCCGCGGCCACCCTGTGGGGGCTCAACCGTCTCTGGGGGCTCCGCTGGCCGCGCGCGCGCCTCGTGGCGCTGGCGGTGCGGCTCGGGATGGACGTGCCGTTCTTCCTTGGACCAGGACGGGCGCTGGCGACGGGGCGGGGCGAGCGGCTCAGGCCATTGCCGGCCGCGGGCGGCTACGCGCTCGTGCTCGTGAATCCGAACTTTCCGCTGTCCACGCGCGAGGTGTACGGGCGCGTGCCGGCGGGGTGGACGGCCGAGGCGCGGGGCACGCGTCGGATGGTGGAGGCGCTCCGCACGCGGAGCGCGCGGGCGGTGGCCGGCGCCCTCACGAACAACCTGGAGGCGATGGTCGAGCCGATGGTCCCGGCCATCCGCCGGATGAAGAGCGCGCTCTTGGCGGCAGGAGCCCTCGGCGCGGTGATGTCCGGCAGCGGTCCGACCGTGTTCGGCGTGGCCAGGTCCTACGACCACGCCCGCCAGATCCGGGGGCGGGTGAACCGCGCGGGATGGTCGTGCTGGGCCGTCCGGACCGTGTCCGGCCCGGTGATCCGGGCGCTGTGA
- a CDS encoding ribose-phosphate pyrophosphokinase translates to MGYELKLFSGMANRPLAEEIAQQLHLPLGDADVSRFSDGEVYVQINENVRGQDVFVVQPTCPPVNDNLMELLVMIDAFKRASARRITAVLPYYGYGRQDRKVMPRVPISAKLVADLITAAGTHRVLAVDLHAGQIQGFFDIPVDHLFAAPVIIDYLAKKDLHDPVLVSPDAGGVERARAIAKRLKAGLAIIDKRRDGPNVAVFMHLIGDVEDKDVVIIDDMIDTAGTMIQAVDALRREGARRILACAVHGVLSGPAIDRITGSSLEEVIITNSIPLPASKHLPKVQVLSVAPLLAEAIRRIHDEESVSGLFV, encoded by the coding sequence ATGGGGTATGAGCTGAAGCTTTTCTCCGGCATGGCCAACCGGCCGCTGGCCGAGGAGATCGCCCAGCAGCTGCACCTGCCGCTGGGGGATGCGGATGTCTCCCGCTTCTCCGACGGCGAGGTCTACGTGCAGATCAACGAGAACGTCCGGGGCCAGGACGTCTTCGTGGTCCAGCCGACCTGCCCGCCGGTGAACGACAACCTCATGGAGCTGCTGGTCATGATCGACGCGTTCAAGCGGGCCTCCGCGCGTCGCATCACGGCCGTCCTCCCCTATTACGGCTACGGGCGGCAGGACCGCAAGGTGATGCCGCGCGTGCCCATCTCGGCCAAGCTCGTGGCCGATCTGATCACCGCGGCCGGCACCCATCGCGTGCTGGCGGTGGATCTGCACGCCGGGCAGATCCAGGGCTTTTTCGACATCCCGGTGGACCACCTCTTCGCCGCCCCCGTCATCATCGACTACCTGGCCAAGAAGGATCTCCACGATCCGGTGCTGGTCTCCCCCGACGCGGGCGGCGTCGAGCGCGCCCGCGCCATCGCCAAGCGTCTCAAGGCTGGGCTGGCCATCATCGACAAGCGCCGCGACGGCCCCAACGTGGCCGTGTTCATGCACCTCATCGGCGATGTCGAGGACAAGGACGTGGTGATCATCGACGACATGATCGACACCGCGGGCACGATGATCCAGGCCGTGGACGCGCTCCGGCGCGAGGGCGCGCGACGGATCCTGGCCTGCGCCGTCCACGGCGTGCTGTCGGGCCCCGCCATCGATCGCATCACCGGCTCGTCGCTGGAAGAGGTGATCATCACCAACTCCATCCCGCTGCCGGCCAGCAAGCACCTCCCCAAGGTCCAGGTGCTGTCGGTCGCCCCGCTCTTGGCGGAGGCCATCCGGCGAATCCACGACGAAGAGTCCGTCTCCGGCCTGTTCGTCTAG
- a CDS encoding 50S ribosomal protein L25 codes for MEMRALTIERREGTGKGPARRLRRAGRIPAVLYGGASPESIAVDPGEILRLIHGHEGGTQLLKVSFAGAAEARMAIIRDMQFDPVSEALIHADLQEVALDKPIQVAVPLRHVGDPIGVRETKGILEMILREIQVSCLPGEIPEVIAADVSELHIGDVFTVGQLVAPAGVRILTDLRQAVATVAPPMAEEVAAPVAAVAAAPAEPEVLTERKPKEEVEEKKK; via the coding sequence ATGGAAATGCGTGCACTGACCATCGAGAGGCGCGAGGGCACCGGCAAGGGCCCGGCCCGGCGCCTGCGTCGTGCCGGGCGCATCCCGGCCGTGCTCTACGGCGGCGCGAGCCCCGAGAGCATCGCCGTGGATCCGGGGGAGATCCTCCGGCTCATCCACGGCCACGAGGGCGGCACCCAGCTGCTGAAGGTCTCCTTCGCGGGAGCCGCCGAGGCGCGGATGGCCATCATCCGCGACATGCAGTTCGATCCGGTCTCCGAGGCGCTGATCCACGCCGACCTGCAGGAGGTCGCGCTGGACAAACCGATCCAGGTCGCCGTCCCGCTCCGGCATGTCGGCGACCCGATCGGGGTTCGGGAGACCAAGGGCATCCTCGAGATGATCCTCCGCGAGATCCAGGTGTCATGCCTGCCGGGCGAGATCCCGGAGGTCATCGCCGCCGACGTCTCGGAGCTGCACATCGGGGACGTGTTCACGGTCGGCCAGCTCGTGGCCCCCGCGGGGGTGCGCATCCTGACGGATCTCCGCCAGGCCGTCGCCACCGTGGCGCCGCCCATGGCCGAGGAGGTGGCCGCTCCCGTCGCGGCCGTGGCCGCGGCGCCCGCCGAGCCCGAGGTCCTCACGGAGCGCAAGCCGAAGGAAGAGGTCGAAGAGAAGAAGAAGTAA
- a CDS encoding aminoacyl-tRNA hydrolase, translating into MAQAIVGLGNPGPEYRDTRHNVGQRVVEGLGRTLHARFAREGGHLVARARWRGEALCLVKPQCFMNVSGPAVARLGRKLGFTPADLIVVFDDLDLPLGKIRIRTKGSAGGHNGVRSLIEALGTSEFRRIKIGIGRPGAPGEDRDHVVDHVLSPFYREEHEVVEAACAEAAQQALKLVESRPSPSRA; encoded by the coding sequence GTGGCCCAGGCGATCGTCGGCCTCGGCAACCCCGGGCCGGAGTACCGCGACACCCGCCACAACGTCGGGCAGCGCGTGGTGGAAGGGCTTGGCCGGACCCTCCACGCGCGCTTCGCGCGCGAGGGGGGGCACCTGGTCGCGCGCGCCCGCTGGCGGGGCGAGGCCCTCTGCCTCGTCAAGCCCCAGTGCTTCATGAACGTCAGCGGCCCGGCCGTGGCGCGCCTCGGCCGGAAGCTCGGGTTCACCCCCGCGGATCTCATCGTCGTCTTCGACGACCTGGACCTGCCGCTGGGCAAGATCCGCATCCGCACGAAGGGCAGCGCGGGGGGGCACAACGGCGTACGGTCGCTCATCGAGGCCCTCGGCACCAGCGAGTTCCGGCGGATCAAGATCGGCATCGGCCGGCCCGGCGCGCCGGGCGAGGACCGGGACCACGTGGTGGATCACGTTCTGTCGCCCTTCTACCGCGAGGAGCACGAGGTGGTCGAGGCGGCCTGCGCCGAGGCCGCGCAGCAGGCCCTGAAGCTGGTTGAGAGCCGCCCCTCTCCCTCGCGTGCATGA
- a CDS encoding 30S ribosomal protein S21: protein MTKVIVEPDESFENALKRFKKQCEKAGLMSELRKRQHYEKPSVKRKRKTLAARKKAKKRERFSE, encoded by the coding sequence GTGACCAAGGTCATCGTCGAGCCCGACGAGTCCTTCGAGAACGCGCTCAAGCGGTTCAAGAAGCAGTGCGAGAAGGCCGGGCTCATGTCGGAGCTGCGGAAGCGCCAGCACTACGAGAAGCCCAGCGTCAAGCGCAAGCGCAAGACCCTGGCAGCGCGCAAGAAGGCCAAGAAACGCGAGCGGTTCTCCGAATAG
- a CDS encoding Smr/MutS family protein, giving the protein MRATLDRARTPGAVADGADLRGLIPLLEAQGRLVGYGRSIEGVAPDLSAALRGLPPLDGLRDLLWRSLDDDGGVTDEASPALRRLRRRLRELRRDLVKRLEAHFQAPGADLLFQERYVTVRHGRYVLPILAAAKGRLRGIVHDRSQSGATLFVEPEAVVEDNNELVQAIREEESEVWRVLAVLTDAVREALPELHTLLEGLGRLDLTFALADLAERMRAVEPALGPGPAGTAEISLRGARHPLLLAQGWQNPERPVVPVDLVLDAERPLLVITGPNAGGKTVALKTLGLFALMAQSGFHLPACDGARLPVFEQLFTVIGDDQSVAENLSTFSAFVRQLRVVLEHVDHRSLVLLDELGAGTDPEDGAALAQAVLEEVAGRGAFCVASTHLEPLKAFASTDPRARNASVEFDGERLEPTFRLVYDRPGQSYALAIGARLGLPPALIDRAQAHRSTHGRALQELLTRLDARDRQDAGRAALIERREAESAGPLSRAREELETARSQARESLTRARAEAQRLLGEIRRAVNEEWEQLKRSDRTRESLERSRKRLLDLTRRASEAPAEDAPGPTAAAAPGDHVQIVHLGLEGEVLTVDGAGATVRAGSVTVKVPVRALRVLEPPAAHRARSRAAAPARRDVRLPEKTGVAAEIQLIGRTADEARDLVEKYLDDAFLAGLPSVRVIHGKGTGTLRRVVHELLAVHPLVAAHRPGAPQEGGEGATIASLRVGD; this is encoded by the coding sequence GTGCGCGCCACGCTGGACCGGGCCCGCACCCCGGGGGCGGTGGCCGACGGCGCCGACCTCCGCGGGCTGATTCCGCTCCTGGAGGCTCAGGGGCGGCTGGTGGGATACGGCCGGAGCATCGAGGGCGTGGCCCCCGATCTCTCCGCGGCGCTCCGCGGGCTCCCGCCGCTGGACGGGTTGCGAGACCTCCTGTGGCGCTCGCTCGACGACGATGGCGGCGTGACGGACGAGGCCAGTCCCGCGCTGCGGCGTCTTCGCCGGCGGCTCCGGGAGCTACGGAGGGACCTCGTCAAGCGCCTCGAAGCCCACTTCCAGGCGCCGGGCGCCGACCTCCTCTTCCAGGAGCGCTACGTGACCGTGCGCCACGGCCGCTACGTGCTGCCGATCCTGGCCGCGGCCAAGGGGCGCCTGCGTGGCATCGTGCACGACCGCTCCCAGAGCGGGGCCACGCTCTTCGTGGAGCCCGAGGCGGTCGTGGAGGACAACAACGAGCTCGTGCAGGCCATCCGCGAGGAGGAGAGCGAGGTCTGGCGCGTGCTGGCCGTGCTCACTGACGCGGTTCGCGAGGCGCTGCCCGAGCTCCACACACTGCTCGAGGGCCTGGGCCGGCTCGACCTGACCTTCGCCCTGGCCGACCTGGCCGAGCGCATGAGGGCGGTGGAGCCGGCGCTGGGCCCCGGCCCGGCCGGCACCGCGGAGATCAGCCTCCGGGGAGCGCGTCACCCCCTCCTTCTGGCCCAGGGCTGGCAGAACCCCGAGCGGCCGGTGGTCCCCGTGGACCTCGTGCTAGACGCCGAGCGCCCGCTGCTCGTCATCACGGGGCCCAACGCGGGAGGCAAGACCGTGGCCCTCAAGACGTTGGGGCTCTTCGCGCTCATGGCCCAGTCCGGTTTTCATCTGCCGGCATGCGACGGGGCGCGGCTGCCCGTGTTCGAGCAGCTGTTCACCGTCATCGGCGACGACCAGAGCGTGGCGGAGAACCTCTCCACCTTCTCGGCCTTCGTCAGGCAGCTCCGGGTCGTGCTCGAGCACGTGGACCACCGGTCGCTGGTGCTCCTCGACGAGCTCGGCGCCGGCACCGATCCCGAGGACGGCGCCGCGCTGGCCCAGGCCGTGCTCGAGGAGGTGGCCGGGCGCGGGGCCTTCTGCGTGGCCTCCACTCATCTCGAGCCCCTCAAGGCCTTCGCCTCTACCGACCCGAGGGCGCGGAATGCCTCGGTGGAGTTCGATGGCGAGCGGCTTGAGCCGACCTTCCGGCTCGTCTACGACCGCCCGGGGCAGAGCTATGCCCTGGCCATCGGGGCGCGGCTTGGGCTGCCTCCGGCCCTGATCGATCGCGCCCAGGCCCACCGCTCGACGCACGGGCGCGCCCTCCAGGAGCTCCTCACCCGCCTTGACGCGCGCGACCGCCAGGACGCCGGGCGCGCGGCGCTCATCGAGCGGCGCGAGGCGGAGTCGGCCGGGCCCCTGTCCCGGGCGCGGGAGGAGCTGGAGACAGCCCGGAGCCAGGCGCGCGAGAGCCTCACTCGCGCTCGGGCCGAGGCCCAGCGGCTCCTCGGCGAGATCCGCCGCGCGGTGAACGAGGAGTGGGAGCAGCTCAAGCGGAGCGACCGTACGCGTGAGAGCCTGGAGCGGAGCCGCAAGCGCCTGCTGGATCTCACCCGGCGCGCGTCGGAAGCGCCCGCCGAGGATGCCCCGGGCCCCACGGCCGCCGCCGCCCCGGGCGATCATGTCCAGATCGTGCATCTCGGCCTCGAGGGAGAGGTGCTGACGGTGGACGGAGCCGGCGCGACGGTGCGCGCGGGGAGCGTCACGGTGAAGGTCCCGGTCCGGGCCCTCCGCGTGCTGGAGCCTCCCGCGGCCCACCGCGCGCGCTCCCGGGCGGCGGCGCCGGCCCGCCGGGATGTGCGATTGCCCGAGAAGACGGGCGTCGCCGCCGAGATCCAGCTGATCGGCCGGACCGCGGACGAGGCGCGCGATCTGGTCGAGAAGTACCTCGACGACGCCTTCCTCGCCGGGCTGCCATCGGTGCGGGTCATCCACGGCAAGGGGACGGGCACACTCCGCCGCGTCGTCCACGAGCTGCTCGCGGTGCATCCCCTGGTGGCCGCGCACCGGCCCGGCGCACCCCAGGAAGGGGGCGAGGGGGCCACCATCGCCAGCCTCCGGGTGGGAGACTAG